A single Phoenix dactylifera cultivar Barhee BC4 unplaced genomic scaffold, palm_55x_up_171113_PBpolish2nd_filt_p 000346F, whole genome shotgun sequence DNA region contains:
- the LOC103715407 gene encoding thaumatin-like protein 1b: MANPSLLLAIFFAALYVQGGLSTTFTVKNNCAKTIWPGVQTNPNVPAFPSTGFQLAASASKSMNAPATWAGRMWGRTGCSTDSSGKFTCQTGDCGSGQVACNGKGGTPPASLVEFTLKGDGGKDNYDISLVDGFNLPVSITPQGVSGCTAPSCSANINAVCPAVLQDKVSGSVVGCKSACLEFNQPKYCCTGAYNTSATCKPTTYSEFFKKECPQAYSYAYDDKTSLFTCTGANYLITFCP; the protein is encoded by the exons ATGGCCAACCCATCGCTTCTCCTTGCCATTTTCTTTGCTGCCCTCTACGTCCAAG GTGGGCTTTCAACTACGTTCACCGTCAAGAACAACTGCGCCAAAACGATCTGGCCTGGCGTGCAGACCAACCCCAACGTCCCGGCGTTCCCGTCGACGGGCTTCCAGCTCGCCGCCTCGGCCTCCAAATCGATGAACGCCCCGGCCACGTGGGCCGGCCGGATGTGGGGCCGGACCGGTTGCTCCACCGACTCGTCGGGGAAATTTACATGCCAGACCGGTGACTGCGGCAGCGGGCAGGTCGCATGCAACGGCAAAGGTGGTACCCCACCCGCCTCGCTCGTCGAGTTCACGCTCAAGGGCGATGGTGGGAAGGATAACTACGACATTAGCTTGGTCGATGGCTTCAACTTGCCGGTTTCCATCACTCCACAGGGCGTGTCGGGCTGCACCGCCCCATCATGCTCGGCGAACATCAACGCCGTTTGCCCGGCAGTGCTGCAGGACAAGGTATCCGGTTCCGTCGTCGGCTGCAAGAGCGCTTGCCTGGAATTTAACCAGCCCAAGTACTGCTGCACTGGAGCCTATAACACCTCGGCAACATGCAAGCCGACGACCTACTCCGAGTTCTTCAAGAAAGAGTGCCCTCAGGCTTACAGTTACGCTTATGATGATAAAACCAGTCTCTTCACTTGCACTGGGGCTAATTACCTCATCACCTTCTGTCCTTAA